The sequence below is a genomic window from Ignavibacteriales bacterium.
GAGTAAACATCTCTTTAGCTTTTGTGATATCACCTTTACCTTTGTACGAAATTCCCATATAAAAATATGGTCCGCCTTTAGGAATACCAGATTTATATTTCAATGCGTTCTCAGCCGCTGAAATTGATTTATCCCAGTCGCCTGTTTCTGAATATAGTTTCGCTAATGAAAGATAAGCAGCATCATAGTTATTCATTGTAACTGCTTTTTGTAAATACTCCACAGCCTTATTTACATTCCCATCGGACATTGCCGTGGTTCCCATTTTAGAATAAGCTAGTGAGAGATTAGTCTTAACTTTATTTTTTGTTTTATTGTCCTTTGAAATTTCCATAACCTTTTCAAAATTCTTTATGGCTGCTTCAAAGTTGCCTAACGAAAAATAAACACCACCAAGAGCGTTGTATCCTGCTTCAAAATCAGATTTAAGTTTAATACTTTCTTCAAATGAAGATTTTGCGGCATCAAGGCTGCCGGCTTTCTTTTGAGCCTGACCTTTCTGATAGTAAATTCTGTAATCCTTTTCAATCTGGAGAGCTTTATCATAACTATCGATTGCGCCATTATAGTTGCCCGCTTTCAACATATCATTGCCCGCATTATATAACTTTCCTGCTTCCGGTTTCATTTCCTGGGCTAACGAAACAGAAGAAAATACCAGAAAGGTTAGCAGACAAACAGATAATATTGATGTTATTTTCATGCGTCTCATCCTTTATTATTTTATTGATGGAAAATCTGGTGCGGAAGACGGGACTTGAACCCGTACGCCAATTAAGGCACTACCCCCTCAAGATAGCGTGTATGCCAATTTCACCACTTCCGCAAAAATTCGAGGGGAAAAATATACTTGCCGGATAACAAAATCAACATATAAAAATTTTAGTTCTGCTTGTATTTTAGGAAAAAATTTTTACCGCTCCCTGTTTTTCTTCATTCGCATCCGGTCTCTTAACAGAACATCTCTTATTTCCTCTCTGAATCTTTTTTCAAACACAATCAGTTTGCAAAGCTGTTCAGGTTTTAGAATTGTACTAAGAGATTTCAGATAAGTTTCACGGTCGGTAAGAATTTTTTTCTCCCCTTCAATAAAATTATTAATCATATTTTCATATTCTTTATCCGTAATCATTTTAGCTGAAGTGAAATTTGTTTCCATTTCTTCCAGTTTTTGATCCTGTTCATTCATGGCTTTTCTCATTTGAGTTTTGTACTCTGAATGGCGCGAAAAGAATCTGATGAATGCTTCTTCATCAAGATCAAGAATTTCCATCAACTTTAATTTTTCAAGTTGATCGATTTTTTTGTGACCATCCATCCTCTGGTATCGTCGCTCTTGCGGATAAAGTAAGGAAGAGATAATCACAATAAACAATAGTGCATAAATTTTATGTTTCATTTTTACTCCTCAAAAAACTTCTTATTCAGAATTGCTGTGAATAATTCTTCTGCTTCAGCATCACTTATCTCCAATTCATCAGGATTGAAATCAATACGCGGCAAAGCTTGTTTTTCCATTTCATTTGAAAAAATTATATCAGCGGTGATATAACTGCTTATCAATGAATCAATAGTTAGCTTATCGTCATCATTAAAATTATAATTAACCAGAGAAAGATTTTTTTCTTCATACAACTTATTTATTTCCTCTTTACTCATTTCACTGGCTAATTCGTCAATTTGGTTTCCGGCAAAGTTGTTTCCATTTTTAAATAGAAGTATTGTCGCAAAAGCAAAAATG
It includes:
- a CDS encoding tetratricopeptide repeat protein, which gives rise to MKITSILSVCLLTFLVFSSVSLAQEMKPEAGKLYNAGNDMLKAGNYNGAIDSYDKALQIEKDYRIYYQKGQAQKKAGSLDAAKSSFEESIKLKSDFEAGYNALGGVYFSLGNFEAAIKNFEKVMEISKDNKTKNKVKTNLSLAYSKMGTTAMSDGNVNKAVEYLQKAVTMNNYDAAYLSLAKLYSETGDWDKSISAAENALKYKSGIPKGGPYFYMGISYKGKGDITKAKEMFTLAKSDATYKKTAEYELSILN